In a genomic window of Algoriphagus halophilus:
- a CDS encoding YifB family Mg chelatase-like AAA ATPase: MVAKTFGSAVSGVDANLITIEVNVGQGTSFYMVGLPDSAVKESQQRVESALKYFGYRMPRQKVVINLAPADIRKEGSYYDLPIAMGILQASEQVEFPELDQYIIMGELALDGKLRTIKGVLPIAIEARKKGFKGFILPSENAQEASIVNNLDIIPVKTLEEASQFLQGDLKIDPLVTDTRDIFYHSLNESEFDFADVQGQENIKRAMEIAAAGGHNVIMIGPPGAGKTMLVKRLPSILPPLTLQEALESTKIHSVAGKLDKNGSLLAQRPFRSPHHTISDVALVGGGGNPQPGEISLAHNGVLFLDELPEFKRTVLEVMRQPLEERKVTISRAKISVDYPANFMLIASMNPCPCGYYNHPDKECVCGPGIVQRYLNKVSGPLLDRIDLHVEVTPVKFEEMTSTRKSESSQNIRERVIIGRERQKERFKDNPEVFCNAMMPSHQVKEVCEINEAGKILLKTAMERLGLSARAYDRILKVARTIADISDSDQIKVEHIAEAIQYRSLDREGWAG, encoded by the coding sequence ATGGTAGCAAAAACTTTTGGAAGTGCAGTCTCTGGCGTAGATGCAAACCTGATTACGATCGAAGTAAATGTGGGACAGGGGACCAGTTTTTACATGGTAGGGTTACCTGATTCTGCAGTCAAAGAATCGCAGCAGCGTGTAGAATCTGCACTTAAATATTTTGGATACAGAATGCCCCGACAAAAGGTAGTCATCAATTTGGCTCCAGCAGACATTAGAAAAGAAGGCTCTTACTATGATTTGCCTATTGCGATGGGGATTCTACAAGCATCAGAGCAAGTAGAGTTTCCTGAACTTGATCAATACATCATTATGGGAGAACTTGCACTGGACGGTAAGTTGAGAACTATCAAGGGAGTACTGCCTATTGCTATAGAGGCCCGAAAAAAAGGGTTTAAGGGTTTCATTCTTCCTTCAGAAAATGCCCAAGAGGCATCCATAGTTAATAATCTGGATATCATTCCAGTAAAAACGCTGGAAGAAGCATCGCAATTTTTACAAGGTGATTTGAAAATAGATCCCTTGGTTACTGATACCAGAGATATTTTCTACCATTCGTTAAATGAAAGCGAATTTGATTTTGCCGATGTTCAAGGGCAAGAAAACATCAAGCGTGCCATGGAAATTGCGGCTGCTGGAGGTCATAATGTGATTATGATTGGCCCTCCTGGAGCTGGAAAAACCATGCTGGTAAAAAGACTTCCTTCCATTTTACCTCCGTTGACCTTGCAAGAAGCATTGGAGTCTACCAAAATACATTCTGTGGCAGGAAAATTAGACAAGAATGGAAGTTTGCTTGCACAAAGACCATTTCGAAGTCCGCATCATACAATCTCAGATGTAGCGCTTGTCGGTGGTGGAGGAAACCCGCAACCTGGAGAGATTTCGCTTGCTCATAATGGGGTCTTATTTTTAGATGAATTACCTGAGTTTAAAAGAACGGTTTTGGAGGTCATGCGACAGCCTTTGGAGGAACGAAAAGTGACTATTTCTAGAGCAAAGATCTCCGTGGATTATCCTGCCAATTTCATGTTGATCGCCAGTATGAACCCATGCCCATGTGGTTATTATAATCACCCTGATAAAGAATGTGTATGTGGCCCAGGGATTGTTCAACGTTACCTGAATAAAGTTTCAGGCCCACTTCTGGATCGAATTGATTTACATGTAGAAGTCACACCAGTTAAGTTTGAAGAAATGACTTCCACCCGAAAAAGCGAATCGAGTCAAAATATTCGAGAACGAGTAATTATTGGTCGGGAGCGTCAAAAAGAACGTTTCAAGGATAATCCGGAAGTATTTTGCAATGCGATGATGCCCTCTCACCAAGTGAAAGAAGTTTGTGAAATCAATGAGGCAGGTAAAATTCTTTTGAAAACAGCGATGGAAAGACTTGGGCTATCAGCAAGAGCTTATGATAGAATCTTGAAAGTAGCCAGAACAATAGCAGATATTTCTGACTCGGATCAGATAAAAGTAGAACATATCGCCGAAGCCATTCAATACAGGAGTCTAGACCGAGAAGGGTGGGCGGGTTGA